A single window of Methylacidimicrobium sp. AP8 DNA harbors:
- a CDS encoding roadblock/LC7 domain-containing protein translates to MAVADELNVVLTRMRTAVPELSAALVATTDGLPVAHSLNSGDANRLAAMAATALGLGRRICETFGGGEFRETSVSGLLGQMYIYSAGPKAVLGVVARPGANVGLIHLEAREGASEIAQILQQR, encoded by the coding sequence ATGGCTGTTGCCGATGAATTGAACGTCGTTTTGACCCGCATGCGGACGGCGGTGCCGGAGCTAAGCGCGGCGCTGGTGGCCACGACCGACGGGCTGCCCGTTGCCCACTCGCTGAACTCCGGGGACGCGAACCGATTGGCGGCCATGGCGGCGACCGCCCTGGGCCTCGGGCGGCGCATCTGCGAGACCTTCGGAGGCGGCGAGTTCCGGGAGACGAGCGTTTCCGGGCTCCTGGGGCAGATGTATATCTATTCAGCCGGCCCCAAGGCCGTCTTGGGGGTCGTCGCTCGGCCCGGAGCCAACGTCGGGCTGATTCACCTGGAGGCCCGGGAAGGGGCGTCCGAGATCGCGCAAATCCTTCAGCAGCGGTAG
- a CDS encoding F0F1 ATP synthase subunit A — protein MFFLATAESANHAPLVHPAAPTLFHVGPLPITASMVHSWVILLLLFLVIRLGTARLEMVPSGLQNAIEAAVEGLENLTRGLLEPKVADWCFPLVATYFIFIAVSNLTGLLPGVGTIGFGTVKPGSPLPYSVEHPHVSLLRPPTSDANMTSAMAVIYFFASLYWALKYHHGPWGLLVHIFGVKGGMKGWILIPLAVLFFAVGLMEALSIVIRAIALAMRLYGNVYGGESVLMLMTGILGGLAAVPFYFFEFAVALIQALIFTLLAIVFTGTLCSHEGSPK, from the coding sequence ATGTTTTTCCTAGCGACGGCCGAGTCCGCCAACCATGCCCCACTCGTTCATCCGGCAGCCCCGACACTTTTCCACGTCGGACCGCTCCCGATCACGGCCTCGATGGTCCACAGCTGGGTGATTCTTCTGCTTCTTTTCTTGGTCATTCGTCTGGGAACCGCGCGGTTGGAGATGGTGCCCTCGGGGCTGCAGAACGCGATCGAGGCCGCCGTCGAAGGCTTGGAAAACCTCACGCGCGGCCTGCTCGAGCCTAAGGTCGCCGATTGGTGCTTTCCCCTCGTCGCCACCTACTTCATCTTCATCGCCGTCTCCAATCTGACCGGATTGCTTCCTGGCGTGGGCACGATCGGCTTCGGTACAGTAAAGCCGGGCTCTCCCCTGCCGTACTCCGTCGAGCATCCTCATGTCTCGCTCTTGCGGCCGCCGACCTCCGACGCGAACATGACGAGCGCGATGGCCGTGATCTACTTCTTCGCCAGCCTCTACTGGGCTTTGAAATACCACCACGGGCCTTGGGGACTTCTGGTGCATATTTTCGGAGTGAAGGGCGGAATGAAGGGATGGATACTCATTCCGCTCGCCGTGCTCTTCTTTGCCGTGGGGCTGATGGAAGCTCTTTCCATCGTCATCCGGGCGATCGCTTTGGCCATGCGGCTTTATGGGAACGTATACGGAGGCGAATCGGTGCTCATGCTCATGACCGGCATACTCGGCGGGCTCGCGGCTGTTCCCTTCTACTTCTTCGAATTCGCGGTCGCCCTGATCCAGGCCCTCATTTTCACCCTGCTTGCGATCGTCTTTACGGGTACTCTTTGCTCGCACGAGGGGTCGCCCAAGTGA
- a CDS encoding ATPase, whose amino-acid sequence MSGNIAVGLAATGGAIGVGLAALGAAGAIGRNPGSFGLVFTTALLGMALSEGLAILVFFVVGR is encoded by the coding sequence ATGAGCGGAAATATCGCTGTGGGTCTTGCGGCTACGGGCGGCGCCATCGGCGTCGGCCTCGCTGCGTTGGGAGCCGCCGGGGCCATCGGCCGAAATCCTGGCTCTTTCGGGCTCGTCTTTACGACGGCACTGCTGGGCATGGCGCTTTCCGAAGGTCTCGCCATCCTGGTCTTTTTCGTTGTGGGAAGGTAA
- a CDS encoding F0F1 ATP synthase subunit delta yields the protein MKITRQARRQAKALFRLCFDGEALDPGRVRRIVAALFDQKPRGYLSIAHRLRQLVAHQVSEKTFSIESAVPLPDQGASLFAALEARYGSALDKRYSVQPALIGGIRIRKGSTVWDGSISQKLQTLEATIG from the coding sequence GTGAAGATCACTCGTCAAGCGCGGCGCCAGGCTAAGGCTCTCTTCCGGCTCTGTTTCGATGGAGAAGCCCTCGATCCTGGCAGGGTGCGCCGGATCGTGGCGGCGCTCTTCGACCAAAAGCCCCGCGGCTATTTGTCGATCGCCCATCGGCTGCGCCAGCTCGTCGCCCATCAAGTCTCGGAAAAAACCTTTTCGATTGAGAGCGCGGTCCCTCTGCCCGACCAAGGGGCCTCCTTGTTCGCGGCTCTAGAAGCGCGGTACGGGTCGGCGCTCGACAAGCGCTATTCGGTGCAGCCGGCCCTGATCGGAGGCATTCGCATCCGGAAAGGGAGCACAGTCTGGGACGGATCGATCTCCCAGAAGTTGCAAACGTTGGAGGCCACGATAGGCTAA
- a CDS encoding protoglobin domain-containing protein, with product MSTIAEVTERILAQMPPAARFTAEDEALLIRFAPSLAELEERLIRGFYDVLFGHPETARILSTGERSEREKALRRWWSRTLQGPFDARYWQWQAAVGLVHIRQNVTNPMMIGMWGWLLNALQGELLETLRLLPHEAARLMEAFHRLAATAQALTAESYLRHYLIVLSRSTGVSTELIDRLVAVELSSFDPSAEA from the coding sequence ATGTCCACCATTGCTGAAGTCACCGAAAGGATACTTGCGCAGATGCCTCCCGCCGCGCGCTTCACGGCCGAGGACGAGGCGCTGCTCATCCGCTTTGCACCGAGCCTCGCGGAGCTCGAAGAGCGGCTGATCCGGGGTTTCTACGACGTTCTGTTCGGGCATCCCGAAACGGCGCGGATCCTGAGCACGGGAGAACGTTCGGAAAGGGAGAAGGCGCTGCGCCGCTGGTGGAGCCGCACGCTCCAAGGGCCGTTCGACGCCCGGTACTGGCAGTGGCAGGCGGCGGTCGGCCTCGTCCACATTCGCCAGAACGTCACCAACCCGATGATGATCGGCATGTGGGGCTGGTTGCTCAACGCCCTCCAAGGCGAGCTGCTGGAGACCCTGAGGCTCCTACCGCACGAGGCGGCACGCCTCATGGAGGCCTTCCACCGCCTGGCCGCCACCGCGCAGGCCCTGACGGCGGAAAGCTATCTGCGCCACTATTTGATCGTGCTTTCCCGCTCCACAGGTGTCTCCACGGAGCTGATCGACCGGCTGGTTGCGGTCGAGCTCTCCTCCTTCGATCCTTCCGCCGAGGCGTAG
- the atpF gene encoding F0F1 ATP synthase subunit B, protein MGDALVQLGIDWPRFIAQTINFAIVLWVLNRFAYRPVLRILEERRARIAESLQNAERIQKELAAAEEARRQILHQANERAAQIVAEAEQAAKLQREKLLKEAAKEAERVLAKARARAEQEQQQSRAVFRREVGKLVIALTAKVSGKILTAEDQERLRAETLAQLPALAPADFDAASESQRN, encoded by the coding sequence ATGGGCGACGCACTCGTTCAACTCGGAATCGACTGGCCCCGGTTTATCGCCCAGACGATCAACTTTGCCATCGTGCTCTGGGTCTTGAACCGGTTCGCCTATCGGCCGGTTCTGCGGATTCTCGAGGAGCGCCGAGCGCGCATTGCCGAGAGCCTGCAGAACGCCGAGCGCATTCAGAAGGAGCTCGCAGCGGCGGAAGAAGCGCGGCGCCAAATCCTCCACCAGGCGAACGAGCGGGCTGCCCAGATCGTCGCCGAAGCCGAGCAAGCGGCCAAGCTCCAAAGGGAAAAACTTCTCAAGGAAGCGGCGAAGGAGGCGGAACGCGTGCTGGCGAAGGCACGCGCGCGTGCGGAGCAGGAGCAACAACAGAGCCGCGCTGTTTTTCGGCGGGAGGTAGGGAAGCTCGTGATCGCTCTGACCGCCAAGGTCTCCGGAAAGATACTAACCGCGGAAGATCAGGAGCGGCTGCGTGCGGAGACCTTGGCACAGCTTCCCGCCCTGGCGCCGGCCGATTTCGACGCCGCTTCCGAGTCCCAACGGAACTGA